The Xiphophorus couchianus chromosome 5, X_couchianus-1.0, whole genome shotgun sequence genome includes a region encoding these proteins:
- the LOC114144324 gene encoding E3 ubiquitin/ISG15 ligase TRIM25-like isoform X3, giving the protein MADLEDSGFALMSLEDELTCSICLSTFDCPVTIPCGHNFCQDCLLSTWTDAYSCPQCRTLFETRPELKKNTVLCTVVETFRARSSKTEGGQFEEEEDEEEEEEEEEEDEDEEEDEDERDDVVRCDTCMEAEAAQTCFTCMASFCEEHLRPHRQNPTFRLHQLTEPIGDLSEHICTDHHKLMEHFCTDHGRLICSLCLQQVHKGCGFSSPEEQRSLKASEFRDKLEILNLKIDRTDTIVLQMNELQGKLKDAASKRKVALAAVYQQIGEMLAQDERVAQHEVDCELEASQTKLRDLTTKFIDNSERMKKAREKIDTLLSQAGTPAFLQASFELPRVVKFDPYPPRINLDSKRVMATQNFAATLQESLMTLFTQPFEDRVPLLKPGQAEASFSGAAGGENSPAWATESQYSKPPEQRPPPRSHSPCRPPVQTVYQPVHIPVYIQAKPTWNPQQGQTPGFSRPPFFHGQKPHKKPDGGHQPSHKQGKKPPSAQGGQKPGWKGPDSAKKDKPKGHPPSGKPAGPNPHPRKNK; this is encoded by the exons ATGGCCGACTTGGAGGACTCTGGCTTTGCTCTCATGAGCCTGGAGGACGAGCTGACCTGCAGCATCTGTCTGAGCACCTTTGACTGCCCGGTCACCATCCCCTGCGGACACAACTTCTGCCAGGACTGCCTGCTCTCCACCTGGACCGACGCCTACAGCTGCCCGCAGTGTCGGACTCTGTTTGAGACCAGGCCGGAACTGAAGAAGAACACGGTCCTCTGCACCGTGGTGGAGACCTTCAGGGCGAGGTCCAGCAAGACCGAAGGAGGACAGTTcgaagaggaggaagacgaggaagaagaagaagaagaagaggaggaggatgaagacgaggaagaggatgaggatgagAGGGATGATGTGGTCCGCTGTGACACCTGTATGGAGGCCGAGGCAGCGCAGACCTGTTTCACCTGCATGGCCTCCTTCTGCGAGGAGCACCTGCGGCCCCACCGGCAGAACCCCACCTTTCGCCTCCACCAGCTGACCGAGCCCATCGGGGATTTATCCGAGCACATCTGCACCGACCACCACAAGCTGATGGAGCACTTCTGCACCGATCATGGCCGCCTGATCTGCAGCCTCTGCCTGCAGCAGGTCCACAAAGGCTGCGGCTTTTCCTCTCCAGAGGAGCAAAGGAGCCTGAAAGCG TCTGAATTCAGGGACAAGTTGGAAATTCTGAACTTGAAGATCGACAGGACTGACACCATCGTGCTTCAGATGAACGAGCTGCAGGGCAAGCTCAAG GACGCAGCGAGCAAGAGGAAGGTGGCGCTGGCTGCTGTGTACCAGCAGATAGGGGAGATGTTGGCTCAGGATGAGCGCGTGGCCCAGCATGAGGTGGACTGTGAGCTGGAGGCTAGTCAGACCAAACTTCGCGACCTCACAACAAAGTTCATCGACAACAGTGAGAGGATGAAGAAAGCCAGAGAGAAGATCGACACTCTGCTGAGTCAGGCGGGAACACCGGCCTTTCTGCAG GCTTCATTTGAGTTGCCCCGGGTGGTTAAGTTTGACCCCTACCCCCCTCGAATTAACCTGGACTCCAAAAGGGTGATGGCAACACAGAACTTTGCTGCCACCCTGCAGGAGAGCCTGATGACGCTCTTCACTCAGCCTTTTGAGGACAGAGTACCACTGCTAAAACCAG GACAAGCAGAAGCTTCTTTCTCTGGAGCTGCTGGTGGAGAAAACAGTCCAGCCTGGGCAACCGAGTCTC AATACTCAAAGCCTCCAGAGCAAAGACCTCCACCCAGGTCCCATAGTCCATGTCGTCCACCTGTCCAGACCGTCTACCAACCCGTCCATATTCCTGTTTACATACAGGCAAAGCCAACATGGAATCCGCAGCAGGGTCAGACACCTGGCTTTTCCAGGCCTCCGTTCTTCCACGGACAGAAACCAC ACAAGAAGCCTGACGGTGGCCATCAACCCTCTCACA AGCAAGGCAAAAAGCCACCAAGTGCACAAGGAGGACAGAAGCCTGGGTGGAAAGGACCCGATTCTGCTAAGAAAGACAAGCCGAAAGGACATCCGCCATCGGGGAAACCGGCCGGGCCCAACCCACATCCTAGAAAAAATAAGTAG
- the cbx8b gene encoding chromobox protein homolog 8b: MELSAVGERVFAAESIIKRRIRKGRIEYLVKWKGWSPKYSTWEPEENILDSRLFAAFEQREREQELYGPKKRGPKPKTFLLKAQAKGKTKSYEFRSEAVRGMHITYPTPEPVFTPRAREGLRAVIPTIFPPSAVNRGESMRVRPSELSLHGHQRSSLQHTDSDGTVQAPKKRGPKPKPRFVDGDFSPVVSEPHKRRAEEEEEEEEEEEERHGPHKLSKFQGDEEMRLQKLAHRHSENHKHHQHHHYYHHHHHHTQKVSQLHSHRSLEPHRTTDGSSYLVAAHLKHHHKASRGPPTEFPPMEKPYFLDRQSPTRFDDSQDQTAWRPCLSNVEKVLVTDVTANFLTVTIKESSTSKGFFKDKR, encoded by the exons ATGGAGCTGTCTGCCGTCGGGGAGAGGGTATTCGCGGCCGAGTCTATCATCAAGCGGAGGATAAGGAAG GGTCGCATTGAGTACCTGGTGAAATGGAAGGGATGGTCGCCCAA ATACAGCACTTGGGAGCCAGAGGAGAACATTTTGGACTCCCGTTTGTTTGCCGCTTTCGAACAGAG AGAGCGTGAGCAAGAGCTGTATGGGCCCAAAAAGAGGGGACCGAAACCAAAGACGTTTCTACTTAAG GCGCAGGCGAAAGGTAAAACCAAGTCTTATGAGTTCAGGAGCGAAGCAGTGCGAGGGATGCACATTACGTACCCAACCCCCGAGCCGGTCTTCACCCCCAGGGCTAGAGAAGGCCTGAGGGCTGTCATTCCCACCATCTTCCCGCCGAGCGCCGTCAACCGTGGAGAAAGCATGCGCGTGCGACCTTCTGAACTGAGTCTCCACGGGCACCAGCGATCTTCCCTTCAACATACTGATTCAGACGGCACCGTCCAAGCACCCAAAAAAAGGGGGCCGAAGCCAAAGCCCCGCTTTGTAGACGGCGACTTCAGCCCGGTCGTCTCCGAGCCACACAAGAGAagagcggaggaggaggaggaggaggaggaagaggaagaggagagacaCGGTCCTCACAAACTGTCCAAGTTCCAGGGAGATGAGGAGATgaggttgcagaagctggcccACAGACACTCAGAGAACCACAAACACCACCAGCACCACCactattatcatcatcatcatcaccacacACAGAAAGTCTCCCAGCTCCACTCTCACCGGAGCCTGGAGCCACACAGGACTACAGACGGCTCCAGCTACCTGGTGGCGGCGCACCTCAAGCACCACCACAAAGCGAGCCGCGGCCCACCCACCGAGTTCCCGCCGATGGAGAAGCCTTACTTTCTGGACAGGCAGTCTCCGACCAGGTTCGATGACAGCCAGGACCAAACGGCCTGGAGGCCGTGCCTCAGCAACGTGGAGAAGGTGCTGGTGACGGACGTGACCGCCAACTTCCTGACTGTCACCATCAAGGAGAGCAGCACCTCCAAGGGCTTCTTCAAGGACAAAAGATGA
- the LOC114144324 gene encoding E3 ubiquitin/ISG15 ligase TRIM25-like isoform X2, with amino-acid sequence MADLEDSGFALMSLEDELTCSICLSTFDCPVTIPCGHNFCQDCLLSTWTDAYSCPQCRTLFETRPELKKNTVLCTVVETFRARSSKTEGGQFEEEEDEEEEEEEEEEDEDEEEDEDERDDVVRCDTCMEAEAAQTCFTCMASFCEEHLRPHRQNPTFRLHQLTEPIGDLSEHICTDHHKLMEHFCTDHGRLICSLCLQQVHKGCGFSSPEEQRSLKASEFRDKLEILNLKIDRTDTIVLQMNELQGKLKDAASKRKVALAAVYQQIGEMLAQDERVAQHEVDCELEASQTKLRDLTTKFIDNSERMKKAREKIDTLLSQAGTPAFLQASFELPRVVKFDPYPPRINLDSKRVMATQNFAATLQESLMTLFTQPFEDRVPLLKPGQAEASFSGAAGGENSPAWATESQYSKPPEQRPPPRSHSPCRPPVQTVYQPVHIPVYIQAKPTWNPQQGQTPGFSRPPFFHGQKPPSQKSPQEMSKKTGKPVGKPAHKVVPSQRGDKNHPPKSKGKRRHVHDLKPCAKWTSTITRPLYFFSTLSSCGLNSLCFNNCLFITIWLTQGVLTTHQR; translated from the exons ATGGCCGACTTGGAGGACTCTGGCTTTGCTCTCATGAGCCTGGAGGACGAGCTGACCTGCAGCATCTGTCTGAGCACCTTTGACTGCCCGGTCACCATCCCCTGCGGACACAACTTCTGCCAGGACTGCCTGCTCTCCACCTGGACCGACGCCTACAGCTGCCCGCAGTGTCGGACTCTGTTTGAGACCAGGCCGGAACTGAAGAAGAACACGGTCCTCTGCACCGTGGTGGAGACCTTCAGGGCGAGGTCCAGCAAGACCGAAGGAGGACAGTTcgaagaggaggaagacgaggaagaagaagaagaagaagaggaggaggatgaagacgaggaagaggatgaggatgagAGGGATGATGTGGTCCGCTGTGACACCTGTATGGAGGCCGAGGCAGCGCAGACCTGTTTCACCTGCATGGCCTCCTTCTGCGAGGAGCACCTGCGGCCCCACCGGCAGAACCCCACCTTTCGCCTCCACCAGCTGACCGAGCCCATCGGGGATTTATCCGAGCACATCTGCACCGACCACCACAAGCTGATGGAGCACTTCTGCACCGATCATGGCCGCCTGATCTGCAGCCTCTGCCTGCAGCAGGTCCACAAAGGCTGCGGCTTTTCCTCTCCAGAGGAGCAAAGGAGCCTGAAAGCG TCTGAATTCAGGGACAAGTTGGAAATTCTGAACTTGAAGATCGACAGGACTGACACCATCGTGCTTCAGATGAACGAGCTGCAGGGCAAGCTCAAG GACGCAGCGAGCAAGAGGAAGGTGGCGCTGGCTGCTGTGTACCAGCAGATAGGGGAGATGTTGGCTCAGGATGAGCGCGTGGCCCAGCATGAGGTGGACTGTGAGCTGGAGGCTAGTCAGACCAAACTTCGCGACCTCACAACAAAGTTCATCGACAACAGTGAGAGGATGAAGAAAGCCAGAGAGAAGATCGACACTCTGCTGAGTCAGGCGGGAACACCGGCCTTTCTGCAG GCTTCATTTGAGTTGCCCCGGGTGGTTAAGTTTGACCCCTACCCCCCTCGAATTAACCTGGACTCCAAAAGGGTGATGGCAACACAGAACTTTGCTGCCACCCTGCAGGAGAGCCTGATGACGCTCTTCACTCAGCCTTTTGAGGACAGAGTACCACTGCTAAAACCAG GACAAGCAGAAGCTTCTTTCTCTGGAGCTGCTGGTGGAGAAAACAGTCCAGCCTGGGCAACCGAGTCTC AATACTCAAAGCCTCCAGAGCAAAGACCTCCACCCAGGTCCCATAGTCCATGTCGTCCACCTGTCCAGACCGTCTACCAACCCGTCCATATTCCTGTTTACATACAGGCAAAGCCAACATGGAATCCGCAGCAGGGTCAGACACCTGGCTTTTCCAGGCCTCCGTTCTTCCACGGACAGAAACCAC CTTCTCAGAAAAGTCCTCAAGAAATGTctaagaaaacaggaaaaccaGTCGGTAAACCAGCCCACAAAGTGGTACCGAGTCAGCGTGGAGACAAGAACCATCCTCCCAAAAGTAAAGGTAAAAGACGACATGTTCATGATCTAAAACCATGCGCTAAATGGACAAGCACCATAACCCGACCGCTCTATTTTTTTAGCACACTGTCCAGCTGCGGTTTAAATTCCCTTTGTTTCAATAATTGTCTATTCATTACCATCTGGTTAACACAAGGAGTTTTAACAACCCACCAGaggtga
- the dgke gene encoding diacylglycerol kinase epsilon, giving the protein MCQEGGEAREDCGSREEWTLLFWTSLAVIVPVILTLWCSAQRSKRKTYMKEFFRKSKHGWHYTDLFNKPTYCCVCSQHILHGAFCHCCGVCADEQCLRRADRSLPCKEIMAPSRPDGSTEHRWVRGNVPLASYCAVCKQQCGTQPKLCDFRCVWCQTTVHDDCMDGLADAETCDLGEFHSLIIPPHYLHLVNKLRRRHPDEFTKLGASCGRSWTPVLVLANTRSGNNMGEALLGEFRTLLNPVQVFDLSELTPSKALQLCTLLPPGRVRVLVCGGDGTVGWVLDAVDAMKLKDQDQFIPRVTILPLGTGNDLSNTLGWGAGYAGEIPVEQVLRNVLDAEVVKMDRWKVQVASKGVYFRKPKVLSMNNYFSVGPDALMALNFHAHREKTPSFFSSRIINKAVYFLYGTRDCLVQECKDLDKRIELELDGERVALPSLEGIIVCNIGYWGGGCRLWEGMGDEPCPPTRLDDGLLEVVGVFGSFHCAQIQVKLANPVRLGQAHTVRLVLKNSTMPMQVDGEPWAQGPCTITITHKTQTFMLYHSAEQTDDDDDESSSSDPESPAPHDSPRPPWLTTTVQA; this is encoded by the exons ATGTGCCAGGAGGGGGGCGAGGCGAGGGAGGACTGCGGCTCCCGGGAGGAGTGGACGCTGCTGTTCTGGACCTCTCTGGCCGTCATCGTCCCGGTCATCCTGACGCTGTGGTGCAGCGCGCAGCGCTCCAAGAGGAAGACCTACATGAAGGAGTTCTTCAGGAAGAGCAAACACGGCTGGCACTACACGGACCTGTTCAACAAGCCCACCTACTGCTGCGTCTGCTCGCAGCACATCCTGCACGGAGCTTTCTGCCACTGCTGCGGCGTGTGCGCCGACGAGCAGTGCCTGCGCCGGGCCGACAGGAGCCTCCCCTGCAAAGAGATCATGGCCCCATCTCGCCCTGACGGATCCACGGAGCACCGCTGGGTCCGCGGAAACGTGCCGCTGGCTAGTTACTGTGCTGTGTGCAAGCAGCAGTGTGGGACTCAGCCTAAGCTCTGCGACTTCAG GTGTGTCTGGTGTCAGACCACAGTCCACGATGACTGCATGGACGGCTTAGCGGACGCAGAAACGTGTGACCTGGGCGAGTTCCACAGCCTCATCATCCCTCCTCACTACCTCCACCTTGTCAACAAGCTGCGCCGCCGGCACCCTGACGAGTTCACCAAG TTGGGGGCTTCCTGTGGCAGAAGCTGGACACCTGTGTTGGTGTTGGCCAACACACGGAGCGGCAACAACATGGGGGAGGCTCTGCTGGGAGAGTTTCGAACGCTCCTCAACCCCGTGCAG GTGTTTGACCTTTCTGAGCTGACTCCTTCCAAAGCCCTCCAGCTGTGCACCCTGCTGCCCCCGGGCAGGGTCCGTGTGTTGGTGTGTGGAGGTGATGGCACTGTGGGCTGGGTCCTGGATGCAGTAGATGCAATGAAGCTCAAG gACCAGGATCAGTTTATCCCCAGGGTGACCATCCTTCCTCTGGGGACAGGAAATGACCTTTCTAACACTCTAGGCTGGGGAGCCGGGTACGCTGGGGAGATCCCAGTGGAGCAGGTTCTCCGTAACGTTCTGGACGCAGAAGTGGTCAAAATGGACAG ATGGAAGGTCCAAGTAGCGTCAAAGGGGGTCTACTTTCGGAAACCAAAG GTTCTGTCCATGAACAACTACTTCTCTGTGGGGCCGGATGCTCTGATGGCGCTCAACTTCCATGCCCACCGTGAGAAAACACCCTCATTCTTCTCCAGCCGCATCATAAACAAG GCCGTGTACTTCCTGTATGGCACCAGAGATTGTTTAGTGCAGGAATGTAAAGATCTGGATAAAAGGATTGAG CTGGAGCTGGACGGGGAGAGGGTGGCGCTGCCCAGCCTGGAGGGCATCATCGTTTGCAACATCGGCTACTGGGGAGGAGGCTGCCGGCTCTGGGAGGGGATGGGAGACGAACCCTGCCCCCCGACTCG GCTGGACGACGGGCTGCTGGAGGTTGTGGGTGTGTTCGGTTCTTTCCACTGCGCTCAGATCCAGGTCAAGTTGGCCAACCCTGTGCGACTGGGACAGGCACACACCGTCAGG CTGGTTCTGAAGAACTCAACAATGCCCATGCAGGTGGACGGGGAGCCTTGGGCTCAGGGGCCCTGCACCATCACCATCACCCATAAGACCCAGACCTTCATGCTGTACCACAGCGCAGAGCAGACAGACGATGACGATGACGAGTCCAGCTCCTCTGATCCGGAGAGCCCGGCCCCTCATGACTCCCCCAGGCCCCCGTGGTTGACTACTACTGTGCAAGCGTGA
- the c5h17orf67 gene encoding uncharacterized protein C17orf67 homolog produces MKKELVVFLLCLVLLATETVANPIIGEKFAKQLLRSKRQDRPVKAGHPDEPMREHLLRMQALDQRAQETNMEYWLNPHCPPRCDRNYGYPV; encoded by the exons ATGAAGAAGGAGCTGGTGGTGTTTCTGCTTTGCCTGGTCCTGCTGGCCACTGAAACAG TTGCCAACCCTATCATTGGGGAGAAGTTTGCCAAGCAGCTTCTTCGCAGCAAGAGGCAGGACAGGCCGGTGAAGGCCGGCCACCCCGATGAACCAATGAGG GAGCATCTGCTCCGCATGCAGGCGCTGGACCAGAGGGCCCAGGAGACCAACATGGAGTACTGGCTGAACCCCCACTGCCCCCCGCGCTGCGACAGGAACTACGGATACCCGGTCTGA
- the LOC114144324 gene encoding E3 ubiquitin/ISG15 ligase TRIM25-like isoform X1 yields the protein MADLEDSGFALMSLEDELTCSICLSTFDCPVTIPCGHNFCQDCLLSTWTDAYSCPQCRTLFETRPELKKNTVLCTVVETFRARSSKTEGGQFEEEEDEEEEEEEEEEDEDEEEDEDERDDVVRCDTCMEAEAAQTCFTCMASFCEEHLRPHRQNPTFRLHQLTEPIGDLSEHICTDHHKLMEHFCTDHGRLICSLCLQQVHKGCGFSSPEEQRSLKASEFRDKLEILNLKIDRTDTIVLQMNELQGKLKDAASKRKVALAAVYQQIGEMLAQDERVAQHEVDCELEASQTKLRDLTTKFIDNSERMKKAREKIDTLLSQAGTPAFLQASFELPRVVKFDPYPPRINLDSKRVMATQNFAATLQESLMTLFTQPFEDRVPLLKPGQAEASFSGAAGGENSPAWATESQYSKPPEQRPPPRSHSPCRPPVQTVYQPVHIPVYIQAKPTWNPQQGQTPGFSRPPFFHGQKPPSQKSPQEMSKKTGKPVGKPAHKVVPSQRGDKNHPPKSKDKKPDGGHQPSHKQGKKPPSAQGGQKPGWKGPDSAKKDKPKGHPPSGKPAGPNPHPRKNK from the exons ATGGCCGACTTGGAGGACTCTGGCTTTGCTCTCATGAGCCTGGAGGACGAGCTGACCTGCAGCATCTGTCTGAGCACCTTTGACTGCCCGGTCACCATCCCCTGCGGACACAACTTCTGCCAGGACTGCCTGCTCTCCACCTGGACCGACGCCTACAGCTGCCCGCAGTGTCGGACTCTGTTTGAGACCAGGCCGGAACTGAAGAAGAACACGGTCCTCTGCACCGTGGTGGAGACCTTCAGGGCGAGGTCCAGCAAGACCGAAGGAGGACAGTTcgaagaggaggaagacgaggaagaagaagaagaagaagaggaggaggatgaagacgaggaagaggatgaggatgagAGGGATGATGTGGTCCGCTGTGACACCTGTATGGAGGCCGAGGCAGCGCAGACCTGTTTCACCTGCATGGCCTCCTTCTGCGAGGAGCACCTGCGGCCCCACCGGCAGAACCCCACCTTTCGCCTCCACCAGCTGACCGAGCCCATCGGGGATTTATCCGAGCACATCTGCACCGACCACCACAAGCTGATGGAGCACTTCTGCACCGATCATGGCCGCCTGATCTGCAGCCTCTGCCTGCAGCAGGTCCACAAAGGCTGCGGCTTTTCCTCTCCAGAGGAGCAAAGGAGCCTGAAAGCG TCTGAATTCAGGGACAAGTTGGAAATTCTGAACTTGAAGATCGACAGGACTGACACCATCGTGCTTCAGATGAACGAGCTGCAGGGCAAGCTCAAG GACGCAGCGAGCAAGAGGAAGGTGGCGCTGGCTGCTGTGTACCAGCAGATAGGGGAGATGTTGGCTCAGGATGAGCGCGTGGCCCAGCATGAGGTGGACTGTGAGCTGGAGGCTAGTCAGACCAAACTTCGCGACCTCACAACAAAGTTCATCGACAACAGTGAGAGGATGAAGAAAGCCAGAGAGAAGATCGACACTCTGCTGAGTCAGGCGGGAACACCGGCCTTTCTGCAG GCTTCATTTGAGTTGCCCCGGGTGGTTAAGTTTGACCCCTACCCCCCTCGAATTAACCTGGACTCCAAAAGGGTGATGGCAACACAGAACTTTGCTGCCACCCTGCAGGAGAGCCTGATGACGCTCTTCACTCAGCCTTTTGAGGACAGAGTACCACTGCTAAAACCAG GACAAGCAGAAGCTTCTTTCTCTGGAGCTGCTGGTGGAGAAAACAGTCCAGCCTGGGCAACCGAGTCTC AATACTCAAAGCCTCCAGAGCAAAGACCTCCACCCAGGTCCCATAGTCCATGTCGTCCACCTGTCCAGACCGTCTACCAACCCGTCCATATTCCTGTTTACATACAGGCAAAGCCAACATGGAATCCGCAGCAGGGTCAGACACCTGGCTTTTCCAGGCCTCCGTTCTTCCACGGACAGAAACCAC CTTCTCAGAAAAGTCCTCAAGAAATGTctaagaaaacaggaaaaccaGTCGGTAAACCAGCCCACAAAGTGGTACCGAGTCAGCGTGGAGACAAGAACCATCCTCCCAAAAGTAAAG ACAAGAAGCCTGACGGTGGCCATCAACCCTCTCACA AGCAAGGCAAAAAGCCACCAAGTGCACAAGGAGGACAGAAGCCTGGGTGGAAAGGACCCGATTCTGCTAAGAAAGACAAGCCGAAAGGACATCCGCCATCGGGGAAACCGGCCGGGCCCAACCCACATCCTAGAAAAAATAAGTAG